The genomic interval TTGATCCGGTTatttgagattttatttttattttttttgtcttgcacTTAAAGTCGGTCAGATATTCAGATTTACGCAGTAGGCACCATAAGCTCGGGGCATAAAAGAGGAAACAAACTATCCATATTCAGTATGTTTTTAATATCGCCTGCTGTCATATATTACCTCAGTCGCAATCCTTATTTTAAAACGTGATCTTAACAGCCCCAAGGGTAGCTGTCAATTGACACTTTTACACCCCGGAGAAACTCAATCTGAGAACTGTCTTCCTGGAAGATGATTTGCACCCAGTGGCAATAAGACTTTAATTACCTGAAAATTCTATAGCTGgagtctttttaaaatgctgaggCATTCATTAACAGAATCTTAATGCACGGAGGTCTGGGGACCATGCTGTGCACTCACTTTGTCAGTTGTCAGGATGGTttattgtatgtacagtatcaACAATTAAATGTGCACCAGCAATAACGCTGACAGGATTATTGGGATTATTTTAGGATTAGCATTATTAAGAGCGGAGCGCCTTAAAGGGACACCCTCTACGTTTGCTGTCAAACATGAAGAATCCGCTAATTAATTCTTCCCTCCTGAAAGCGGACTGTCGTTTTATATCGTTCCAACAAAACGCTGATGCGTACATACTTTgtcttggaggggggggggtacctcaAAATCCATCTGCCTTGTCACACACATTACCGGTGACATGGAGACATTAACTGCATTGTTCACATTCAGCGGTTCAGGCTGGTGCGACGCGTGACAGCCCTTGTGAAAATGGATCCTGGTGGGACGCAGTCGTCTGAACACGTCCCCGGAACTCCGTTCCGTTCCCGCGGACACCGCCGCCGCACCTGCTAAAAAGGTGACGGGGCGGGCTCTCGTTATGCCCCACacgtctccctcctctcctccgcggGTCAGAGGCGTGCCAAACGAAGTGGCGGGCGAGCGGGGCGCTGCGCGATTGGCTTTGTGATGTACAGAAACTGCCGATTCCCGTTTCATAAGGGCCAGGCGAGCCGGCGAGACCGGAGTGACTTCCGCAGCCGCTTCATCGCCGGGGCGACCCGCACTCAGATAAACCttccacaggagagagagagagagagagacagggggtcAAAGGTCTTAGCCTTTATTAAAGGCGCGGCGCGCCCGCCTTTTCACTTGCGCTCGTCCGATGGGACCGGTTAACAAACACTCAAGTCGGGGAAGAAATTAAAAGCGATCGTCGTGTCGCTTCctgaaaaagaagcagaagccagtcccccccccacaccccatttGTGTGTGCGAGGTTACACTTAACATGCATTCTGTGATTTTGacaaggcagaaaaaaaaatgatacgtgcatgaaaagaatgaaagagaaaccAGGAGCAGGTTAAGATGCAAGGGGTAACAATGCATTAATGCTGAACCCTCTCGATTGGCTGCGATTCCTTGGCTCGGGCGGGGGGCTGCGGCTCAGAGGATTCCGGCCCTCTGTTATGCCAGGAGTCTGTTCTAACGGATTAACGTTATAAACACTCGGTGTTGTTGATTTATGATGGACACCCTAGGTTTCCTGACCTTTGCATATCCCTGTCTGAAGATATAAATTTGTAGTGACACAGATTGGAGGCTTTACAGGGGTTTATGACATGTTACATCTCAGCCACTGGCGTGCCAGCTTCTTATTTTGTAAGCCTAGTTAGACTCAAAGCTGTATTTACGGGGGCCCAAAATAGCAAATGTAACAATATTTGCGCAGTAGCCTTAGCAGCTATCCTTTGATGGGGAAAGACAGGCTCAAATACGCTGTAGCCTTGCTTCATTAGATATTTGACTGAAAAAACGTGCAGTAAGCCAACTTCTTTTTTATGTCCTTGGCTTGATGTGTATCAGAAAAGCGCACCACAATGTCATTATTCATGTCCAATGATAGAAAAGGCTCAGGCTGTTCCAGTTACCTCGGCTATTTGTGACATTGCTGTTCTTATGGGTTTTGCCCCCATCTTTACTTAATATATAAACAGGGTCAtatactgcttgtattttgcgTTCTTGCTAGCGTGTCGACTCCTAATGAGATCACAAACGCAGCTGTAGCCAGGCACAAACATCATGTCCCTGTTTGTCACACATTGTACAGTCATTTAATTGACAAGCGAGCAGCCCGGCTCCAAGGCGTGACTGTGGCTTTGTCTCCCGGCAACGCTTGGCCAGCGCCGGTCCTGCATCGGGCCTTGTTCTGGAAATTCATGGTGCTTGGCACACATCAAAAGCTGGCAAACACAGGCTCTCTATTACAAAGGATTTGGAGGGGTCTAGAAAGTCATGCGGGCATTGGCATGATCTTTGCCCAGAGGTTAATTGGAGCCTTTGATTGGATTAATTCAGGGCACCAGGCCTGAGAGGGCAAAGCAATGatgcaggaggggaggggaaagcaTTCTTTATTTAGCGAcgtttaaaaatacacttaaatagTCTCGATTTGGAATGCCTAAAGGCACttgaacagcaaataaaatgattgtCTAAGGTCCAAGCTCAAATTCATCTTGAAGGAACTGTGATAAAACTGTGGGTTCTCTGAAAGCTCAGAACAACTACTTGTGTGTCTTTGTAATGATAAACCCCTTCTTCCTGGATCTAGATGTCCTGTAGGTTACACCTTAATTCTTAAGTAATTGCAACTCTTAGGTTTGGAACCAGTCGACATTTGTACAAATTACCAGCTAGATTATGAGAGGTCGTGGGTCCCCGAGATGTAACGATCACCAACACATCCCCAAGATTATTAAAACAAAGAACTTCCATTGAATACAATATCAAGGACAAATGGTTTCTGAATTCAGGCTATAGTTAGAATCAGCAATGGCTGCCTCAAGCTTTgctatttttgaaggtttgTCAATCTATGTGAAGCTTCAGTATCACCCATATTACATTGAATGaggtaaaaaactgaaaaaaaaaaagcgagttttacacatttttgtagTGGCAAAAAACTCAAGATTGGCAGTTGGTGAGACGTGTGAACAATATTGCACAAGATTATAAAGATTTACTTGCATATAAGTGTCACTCCACATACCATAACACTTGGATCAAATACCTCCCTAACATACAGAGTGCTTGTTTTTAACAGGCAAAAAGATCAATATAACCCTCCTATGCAGTACCTGTATAATTTACTGGAGTTCAATACTGAATAACAACCCTACGTGCTGTCAAGGACAGAAGTGTTGTGTACATTGTCATACAAATTGTTATAGCTGAGTTGAAATAGAAAGTGTATGCATGTCTTTGTGTAGTATTGTTGGAGGCagtctgtaaaatatttatgaacaccagttcttaattaattaaacaaggGGGCCTGTGCTGCTGCGGATTTTGATGAGGCAAAGTTACATGAATAAGATCCAATATAACGGCTTGTTACCATAAAGGCTGAAGTCAGCAATTACcgtaaaaatggaaatgtgacATGTTGCATGAATGGACGTGCATAAGCACTTCTGTCCTGAAACTCCTCTTCAGGAAATCATTATTTGTTTGTGCATGAGATTTCACGTTCGCTGAAAACCTTTGAAAACTGGTCTCGATAATTCGTTTCGTCCTCCTTTGCGTGTCACATTAGGGAAATGCCAGGAGACTTTGGGGAAAGATGGAATTTTCCACTCCTATTCAATTTTACCATAGTGCAAATTTGAAGTGCCCAGGGAAGAAAGTAAAAAAGCACGCCCAGATGAACCTCCTCCTGTAAAGCTCTGCCTGTTCATTCTGCGGTCCTCCACGGATTCCCAATCCGGACGTCCGTCCTCTTCAGCGAGCTCGGTTTCCCCATAACCTCCGCGCATCCTGATTCCCTGTTCCCTGCCGGACTCGCAACAGCGCAGGATGTCGCGTTCGGGAAACCCGTCGCCCGTTCCGATAGGCCGGCGTGAAAACCCCCGTCGTGTCGGAGCGGGGTCACAGCGCGCTCTGAATCTCTTCCGCGGGCACAGTGGTGCAAacgtgtttgttttgaaagggGCAAATCCCATCTCCATCTCAatctccatctccctccattAGCTGACTGCAGATCACCTCCAGGGCTTCTCCTCGAGCGCTTGTgaaatattgattaaaaaaaaggccTCGTTCTCAGAGCCCGAAGGTTGGAGATGCTCGGCGGCTGCATATGGTTGCCACTTTCAGGCACGCACGTTCAGTATTCCTCTTTGCAAAGTGCCTGCATCTCCACCAGAAATATTAAGCGCACGAAATGCGAAAGTGCTCTTATGCCCGATGTCTTTTTACATAAAAGCCTCTCTGCCCGTTACTGCTTCTGAAAAGATCTCAGAGAAACCCTGGTGCAAAGTTACTCCGTGGCCATTTTCAGCCGGTTGAaggggtgtaaaaaaaaaatacctttgcTGAAGTAGGGAAGCATCAAGGTAAAATCCTGACCTCGAGTAATACCGCAAGCGAGGGTCTCCAGGAACTCTCGTACGCCGATTCCCTCCGAAGATAAGAAGTGTGACGCGGTGGCAACATTAGTGGCTCTAATCGCCCCAGTCAGTTCCCTGGAAGTGCTGAGAAAGATTACAAAACTGAAAAGGCGCGAGGCACCCTCGTCTTCGGGAAGGGTATTGATATTATGATTAACACTGCCGCAGGCATTCACAAAACGCGAGCGCGTAATGCATCATCTCAAAAGTGAGGCAACAAAAAACTGGAAGACGCCAGCGAGGGTGCCAATTagaaatactgttttttaaTTACCAGCTAATTGATGCAATAACATTTGTGTCCTGTGCATTGCCAGAGTGAACAGGTGAATAATGAAAAAGATAATTACTGTTTATGAGTTGTCAAGAATAGTATAGCCATACGAGGGATTAGTTGTGTAATCTTTTGAAATTGCAGGTAATGAGCTCGTTTCTCTACGAGCATTGAAATGAATATTCCAGCACTTGCCAGCATTGTCACGACAACAAGCAGCTGTGTCTTCCTTTAAAGATTTGAAGGTGTGAAGTCAATTGAACTGTATTTAAGAACACCTAGATGATTATCTCAGAAATAACATAGATGCAGAAGTCCGTTTTGAATGgagaactcttttttttttttttacaccatgCTGAGAGCCCGCACGCTGTTCTCAGCATGGTGTAAAAATATTGATTCTCTCCGTGGCTTTCTAGATCTTCAGATTTACCATGATATGATGTACAGTAAATGGACAAACCCAGTAATGCTGTGGTTTTATCGATATGCAATAAGGCCTTTCACTCAGGCGGCTCTCCCCAGTGCTGCTGTTTGCACACTTCACAGCTTAAATGTAGACAACGGACAATGTGTGTCACCCCTCTGAATAAGACGGTCCCTTCTCGATCGAAGTGCTCTCGTGCAGAGGTCAACCTGCGTTCGCTTCTCGGCCGTGTCCGTTCGAGACCTCGCCGAAGGACGGCGGTTTACCTGCGCGGGCCGGTAGGCGATAGAGACGTGCGTACCCCGTGCGTTTCGGCGACTGATGAGACACGGCCTGTTCCCTCCAGCCCCTAGCCGGCCAGCGGAGCTTCTGAACGCGGCCCGGCCCGTCTAATGTATCGGAACGGCGGCGTGGCGGGACGCTATCCGAGAGGAAGGCGTCCTCGGCTGTTCGGCGCCAATGCAGACACTCATAATCACTTTGGAATAGGTCATTTGCAATAACACTTAGAAAACCCTGAGAGAAATCAATTCCCTTTGTCACTCAGCAGCGCGCGATTGTTGTAAACATCTCTacacgggggggaggggggacctTTGACACGGCATTCAGTCAATGGCCTGTCGTGAATCACAGGCCCGGCAGGGCGGCCTGCTGTTCGCAGAGAGGAGCTACGCAGCAGTGGCTAatgggggggatttgggggggagggggggtttaggAGGGGGATGCTCACATAGCCTTACACGTCCCACATCCTTTTTCTAGAACAGGATGGAAAACATGGGGcctaataaatattttggataCGAAGGAGATcactcataaaaaatgtaaaaaaaaatttttttaaaaattacaatgaGAAAAAAGGGAGTCCGGCACTGGGACTGCTGTCGTGGTTCCACGTCGGAAGCCATTTTCAGCTAAATGCATTTATCACATGCCTGCATCAGGTTTAATTAGAGTTCATCGCGCTATTTCTTTGCCCGTATAATTGCGGTAATTTTTTATACCCAAACAATCCATCAAAGCTACATGAATGATGGTTCAGTTCAACTCTCCGCAGTGATTTCTATTTTGGAAACCCATGTGTTTGACACGGAAGCAGCAACACACAAATCTTTTCCTTatacaacagcagcacacaaaCCTTTCCCTTATACAATAGCTACACCCAAACCTGTTCCTTATACAGTAGCAACACACAAACTTTTCTCTTATACAATGGCTACACCCAAACCTTGTCCTTATACAGTAGCAACACACAAACCCTTTTTCCATATACAGTAGCAACACAAACCCTTTCCTTATACAATAGCAACATCTGGCTTTTCACttccttctctgtttttctctgtacaggccttaaaattttgaaatgttcaACCAGAGGGCATATAGCCTGCATACAGACAGTCTATACTTTTTAAtccctgttatttttattgcaattatttttgGTCCTGATATTTTTGTCgtatgacttttttttactgtctcgTACTCATAATActaacatgtttttaatttctctttattttactttaacatTTTGAATGCCTGTTTAAGAAACcctatatttatgtatttaatatttattattattattattattattactattattaataaatctccttctctctcttttagtTTACATGCCCGATGACGATGGCAGCCTCAGAGAGTCCATCGAAGATGACGACGCAGACAACGACACCCTCACTGAGGAGGAGTGCTCCGAAAAGACCAGCCCCAAGGCCCCAGAGGACAAGGAGACCGATAACAAGAGCAGCTACAGCTACCAGAACTCGCCCGTCAGCGTCCTCTCCAaccaggaggcggagctggagtCCCGCCTCAGCGACGCCAGCGACCGCCTCTCCGACTTCAAGAGCGCCTCGCCGCCCGGGAGCCACGGGGACGAGGAGAGCAGGAGTGCCAAGCTGAAGGACGAGATGCACAGCAGCCTGGAGAAGATGCGCGCCGCCTACGCCAACTTCCTCTCCGACTCCTACTGGACGGGCATCGGGCTGGACCCGAAGGCGAACGCCAACGCCAGCAAGGGCAGCTGCGACAGCACCAACGGGAGCGCCAAGGGCGAGTTCGACTGGCACCAGGACGCCCTGTCCAAGTCGCTCCAGCAGACCCTGTCCCCCAAACCCATCTCCAAGCCCAACCTCTTCAGCTCCGTGCACCTGTACCGGCAGACCAGCAGTAAGGCGTGCGGGGCGGTCTTCACCGGGGCCAGCCGCTTTCGCTGCAAGGACTGCAGCGCGGCCTACGACACCCTGGTGGAGCTCACCGTGCACATGAACAAGAGCGGCCACTACCAGGACGACAACCACAGCAGGCCAGGCggcacttcctcctcctcctccaaaatGCGCAAGCGGAACCTGCAGGACATGGAGGGGAAGGAGGACGCTCAGAAGGTCCTCAAGTGCATGTTTTGTGGCCACTCCTTTGACTCCCTCCAAGATCTGAGCGTCCACATGATAAAGACGAAGCATTACCAAAAAGTGCCTTTGAAAGAACCCATCCCCGTAATCGCCCCCAAGTTGGTCCCGCCGGCGAAGAAGCGGGCATTTGAAATCACCAGGCCTTGTTCCCCTGACTCCACCACAGGGGTGTCCCACTACACGGATGCGCAGAGGGCTTCGGGCCTTCACAGTTCGCACAGCAATCGCTATGGCTATCAGAACGGCGCTAGCTACACGTGGCAGTTTGAGACGTGCAAGTCTCAGATTCTCAAATGCATGGAGTGTGGGAGCTCGCACGACACCCTCCAGCAGCTCACATCTCACATGATGGTCACGGGACACTTCATCAAAGTCACCAGCTCTGCTTCAAAAAAGGGGAAGCAGCTGGCTTTGGACCCCCTGGCCGTGGAGAAGATGCAGGCGCTGGCAGAGCCCCCAGCGGGAGAAACCCACTGCGATGCAGACAGTGGAAAGGGCTCCCCAAAGAGCGTGGCTTCTGGAGAAGCCGAGAAGGAAACTCAGAAGGAAGGGGCAGGCGACAAACCAACCGACGGCAGCaaagaggaggcagaggaagtCAATTATGACAAGCAGGATGGTGGCGAGGAACAGAAGGCAGAGGAGGGTGCTTTCAAGTACCCGTACCTACGTGAGGAAGACCTTGAACAGGTcgctggtggaggaggggatATACTGAAGTCTTTAGCCAACACGGTggcctctgccatcaacaaagCCCAAACGGGGACCCCCAGCTGGagtgcctatcccagcattcacGCTGCCTACCAGCTCTCGGGTGTGATCAAGtccgcccctctctctgcatCACCGTCCGTACAGCTCAAGCAGGCCTTCAACAACAAGCTGAGGGCAATTGCGCCGAAAGGGAAGTTTTACCAAGGTAGCATTGGTACAGAAAGCTTTCAGGTCCAGCACCACAGCAGAGACGTCAAAAAGGACAGAGGCCCTGTGGGTGACACGAAGGATGGCCAGAACAGCAAGTCAGAGCGGGCTGAAAACGAGGAGAGCGATAGCCAGGAGGATTCCTCTTCCTCAAAGATAGATAGTGAACCCGAGAAGGAAAGGAACGATGGCATCAGAGGGAAGCTGAGCCCCAATTTCTCAGACCGGGACAAGGCGTCCCCAAGCCCCCCTCCCATGGGCAATGGAGTGAGCCATGCCTCCACACTCGTCTCCAATGAATCCCCCGAGATGCTGAGCATAAATCCACTAAGTGCACTGCAGTCCGTACTGAACAATCACCTGGGGAAAGCCAACAAACCCTCCAATCCCAAGCCTGAGGCCACACTGACCACCTGCTCCCAGGCCTTGTTCTCCAAACCAAGCAGAAGCCAGGAGAAGCCAGCTCTGGCCCTTGTACCCCCCAGAGCTGGCCGGATCAGCAACTCGTTTCTATTCCAGAGCAACGACCAGCCCATTGACTTAACAAAATATAAGAACCACAAGACGAGTTCCTCGCACCTGCAGTCCTCCACGCCCGTGCCACAGAAGCACGCCCTGTCTGACATCGCCGACATGGTCAAGGTCCT from Anguilla rostrata isolate EN2019 chromosome 11, ASM1855537v3, whole genome shotgun sequence carries:
- the LOC135234519 gene encoding teashirt homolog 2 translates to MPRRKQQAPKRAAVYMPDDDGSLRESIEDDDADNDTLTEEECSEKTSPKAPEDKETDNKSSYSYQNSPVSVLSNQEAELESRLSDASDRLSDFKSASPPGSHGDEESRSAKLKDEMHSSLEKMRAAYANFLSDSYWTGIGLDPKANANASKGSCDSTNGSAKGEFDWHQDALSKSLQQTLSPKPISKPNLFSSVHLYRQTSSKACGAVFTGASRFRCKDCSAAYDTLVELTVHMNKSGHYQDDNHSRPGGTSSSSSKMRKRNLQDMEGKEDAQKVLKCMFCGHSFDSLQDLSVHMIKTKHYQKVPLKEPIPVIAPKLVPPAKKRAFEITRPCSPDSTTGVSHYTDAQRASGLHSSHSNRYGYQNGASYTWQFETCKSQILKCMECGSSHDTLQQLTSHMMVTGHFIKVTSSASKKGKQLALDPLAVEKMQALAEPPAGETHCDADSGKGSPKSVASGEAEKETQKEGAGDKPTDGSKEEAEEVNYDKQDGGEEQKAEEGAFKYPYLREEDLEQVAGGGGDILKSLANTVASAINKAQTGTPSWSAYPSIHAAYQLSGVIKSAPLSASPSVQLKQAFNNKLRAIAPKGKFYQGSIGTESFQVQHHSRDVKKDRGPVGDTKDGQNSKSERAENEESDSQEDSSSSKIDSEPEKERNDGIRGKLSPNFSDRDKASPSPPPMGNGVSHASTLVSNESPEMLSINPLSALQSVLNNHLGKANKPSNPKPEATLTTCSQALFSKPSRSQEKPALALVPPRAGRISNSFLFQSNDQPIDLTKYKNHKTSSSHLQSSTPVPQKHALSDIADMVKVLPKATTPKPSVSSRMPALKLETDVRRFEDVSAEVYSVHKRKGRQSNWNPQHLLILQAQFASSLFQTSEGKYLLSDLGPQERMHISKFTGLSMTTISHWLANVKYQLRKTGGTKFLKNMDTGSPIFYCNDCASQFRTPAAFICHLESHLGFQIKDMSKIPVEHQTKVEPELSKVLGVRATETLSAEEDIDSKFKCKLCSRTFASNHAVKLHLSKTHSKSPENHSQYVEMDKD